The following DNA comes from Candidatus Tanganyikabacteria bacterium.
AGGAGAAGCTCCACATCCGCAAGTCGCTGCCCGTCATGGTGGCCGGCGGGATCCTGTGGGTGCTGGTCGCCGTGGCGTACGCCGCGGCCGGCAAGGCGGCGGAGGCCACGGCCCTGTTCCGCCACAACCTGCTGGACTTCGCCGAGTTGTTCCTCTTCTTGCTCGCCGCGATGACCTTCATCAACACCATGTCCGAGCGCGGAGTCTTCGAGGCGCTGCGGGCCTGGTTGATCCGTCGCAAGCTCTCGCTGCGGGCGCTGTTCTGGATTACCGGCCTGCTCGCGTTCTTCATCTCGCCGATCGCCGACAACATGACCACGGCCCTGGTGATGGGCGCGGTGGCGATGGCCGTCGGCGCCGGGAATCCGCGCTTCGTCGCGCTCTCGTGCATCAACATCGTGGTCGGGGCCAACGCCGGCGGCGCATTCAGTCCCTTCGGCGACATCACCACGCTGATGGTTTGGCAGAAGGGCGTCATCGGCTTCTTCGAGTTCTTCGCGCTCTTCGTGCCGTCGCTGGTCAACTGGGTCGTGCCCGCGGCGATCATGTCGCTGGCCGTCGACAAGAGCCTGCCCGACGTGCCCGCAGAGGACGTGGTGATGAAATCGGGGGCGCTGACGAGCGTGGCGATGTTGATCTTGGCGATCAGCATGGCGGTTTCCATGCACCAGTTCCTGCACCTCCCGCCGGTCCTCGGGATGATGACGGGCCTGGCTTTGCTGAGCTTCTACTCGCATTTCA
Coding sequences within:
- the nhaD gene encoding sodium:proton antiporter NhaD — its product is MDSPEATYAGLAMILLSSSTAALTDHPLGLAAVSIFVVAYLMVMGEEKLHIRKSLPVMVAGGILWVLVAVAYAAAGKAAEATALFRHNLLDFAELFLFLLAAMTFINTMSERGVFEALRAWLIRRKLSLRALFWITGLLAFFISPIADNMTTALVMGAVAMAVGAGNPRFVALSCINIVVGANAGGAFSPFGDITTLMVWQKGVIGFFEFFALFVPSLVNWVVPAAIMSLAVDKSLPDVPAEDVVMKSGALTSVAMLILAISMAVSMHQFLHLPPVLGMMTGLALLSFYSHFMSRRLATAAEVPGEEPDQVFSDTALGRPGLMGPRKQERLDILQQMERTEWDTLMFFYGVVLCVGALGAFGYLALASEKVYVGLGATPANIIIGVLSAVIDNIPIMFAVLSMNPTMTHGDWLLITLTAGVGGSLLSIGSAAGVALMGQARGAYTFLSHLKWTWAVALGYAASIAVHLWLNAPLYQIAIKP